The Sphingobium sp. JS3065 genomic sequence TGTCGCGCAACTGGGCCTTTTTCTTCGTCGCCATGGCGCTCGCCAACGAAATCATGCGCCGGACGATGAGCTTCGATAGCTGGCTAGCCGTCAAGGTGTGGGGCGTGACCATCGTGTCGGTCGTCTTCGCGGGCGCCAACATCCCGATGCTGATGCGCCACGGCCTCGATCTGGGCGACAAGCTGGACAGCGAAGAGATCGGCGAAACCACCCCGCCGCAGGGTTGAAGGGCGGACGCGCCTGGCGCCCACCCCTGTCCATTCAACTGAAATTGACCATGCAATAGAGCATCGCCAGCGACAGCAGGGTGTTGATGCGGCTGAACATCATCGCGGTGGTCGCCGCCTTCGCCTTCACATCATCCTCCGCCGGAACGATGCCCAACGCCTTCTTCTGGTTCGGCCAGATCACGAACCAGACGTTGAACGCCATGATCAGCGCCAGCCACATGCCGATGCCGATCAGCGTATAGGGCGACTGCACCAGCAACGCCTGATGGATATAACCCGCCAGCCAGGCGACGATCAGGCCCGTCAGAACCGTAAAGGCCGCCGCCCAGCGAAAGTAGAACAAAGCGGCGGGCGCGATATGCTTGGAAACGCCCGGTTTCAATTCTGCCGGGATTTTCGGCATGGTCGGGATCTGGACGAAGTTGAAATAATAAAGCAGCCCGATCCAGGTGATGCCGAAGAAGAGGTGCAGCCAGCGGAAGATGCCGTTGGCGTCGACCAGCCCAGCATGCGCGCCGAACATGACCGCGATCGCGAGCAACAGCCCCGCGACCAGCACAAGATTCAGATTGCCGAAGAATTTTGCCATTGGACCCTTCCCCCAAGTTCCGACCGCCGCATTCTCCGGGCGACCTGACCGGTGATGCTATGCCATCGTTACGCCGCTGTCACATGGATATTTCCGCATCTTGGACGAAAATATCCTGTTTTCTGTGAGCCGATAACACTGCTAGGGGCGGGGAGCCTTCCGGCCGCATCATCGTTATGCGGCCATCCGACCCAAGAATCCGAGGAGTTCCGACATGGCCTTTGTTCTGCCCCCCCTGCCCTACCCCAAGGACGCCTTTGGCGACATATTGACAGCCGAAACCTTCGATTTTCACCATGGCAAGCATCACAACGCCTATGTCGTGAAGGCCAATGAACTGGTCGCCGCCGACGCCTCGCTCCAGGGCAAGTCGCTGGTCGAGCTGATCAAGTCCAGCAAGGGCGGCCTGTTCAACCAGGTCGGCCAGATCTGGAACCACACATTCTACTGGCAGTCGCTCTCGCCCACCAAGACCGCGCCCAGCGGCGAACTGCTGGCCAAGATCGAAGAGGCTTTCGGTTCGGTCGACGCCCTGATCGAGAAGCTGAAGGCCGAGGCCGTCGGCCATTTCGCCAGCGGCTGGGCCGCGCTGATCCTGAAGGACGGCAAGCTGGAAGTCACCAGCTACCACGACGCCGACACGCCGGTCGCGCATGAAGGCCATGCGCCGCTGCTGATCCTCGATGTATGGGAACATGCCTATTATATCGACTATCGCAACGCCCGCCCCAACTATGCCGACCGCGTCCTCAAGGAAGCGATCAACTGGGATTTCGCCGCGCAGAATCTGGACGGCCAGGGCGTCAGCCGCGCCGACCAGCCGGCCTGAACGACGAATCGCCCGCCGCGCGGGACGCGCGGCGGGCGATCCACCCAAATCCTCGCGAAGCCGATCGGGCGCTTGGTTTAGCGCCCATCCATCATGCTAATCCAGGGTGATCGCCGGAGCCAGTTCCAGCGCCGCGGCCAGTTCATCCAGATCGGCGCCCGGCTGTACCAGCAACCAGTCTCGCGCCCGCGCGCCATTCACGACCGTCACGGCGCCCTTGGGACAGACGCCAAGGCAATTGACCTCCACGATCCCCGCCGCCGCCTTGCGTCCCTTTTTCAGCGAGAGATGCCGGCGCAGCGCCTTGGCCAGCCGCTCGCCGCCGTCCGGACCGAAACCGCCGTCCAGCTTCTTCGAACATTTGCGGCAGACCAGCACCGCATGGTCCCAGTTGGACCGGACGCGATCCTTCAATCCGCCCGCTCCCGCGGTTTCCATGTCCGCCGTTCCTCCGCTGCGCGCAGCACTTCATAGGCGGCCTGGATCGTCTGGAAGCGCACAGCCGCCTGCGCGTCGCCGGGCTTCACATCGGGATGATATTCCTTGGCGAGGCGGCGCCAGCTTTTCTTCACCGCCTCGAAATCGGCGTCGTCCTCCAGTTCCAGCGCCTGGAGCGCGTGCATCTCGTCCCGCGACCGCGTGCCGTCGCCCGGCCCGCCCCAGCCATGATAGGCGCTGTTCTGATAGCCGCCCGCATCGCGCCGCTCATTGCGTTCCCGCTGCTCGCGCTCCTCCTGGTCGAGGCCCTGAAAATAATCCCAGTTGCGGTTATATTCCCCCGCATGATCGGTGCAGAAATACCAGCGCTCCGGGCTGTTGGGCGATTTGGGCGCGGGGCAGTCGCCGGGCCGGTCGCAGCCATAGCGGTCGCACAGGCGCACCTGCTGCGCCTCACGCGATGCGCCATAGCTGCGCCAGCGGGGAAAGCCCCAGTCATTTGATCGGCTGCTTCTTGCCATTGGCCCTAGTTAGGCAAGCGACAGCCGGAACGCCACCCCGGCAACGATGAAATTGCGGTTATGGGTGTGGGGCGGACATTCAATTTCCGTTCGCCCTGAGCCTGTCGAAGGGTCCTGCTGAGCGAAGGCGAAGCAAAGGGAGCCTCGCTCCGCTCGGCTGAAGGCTTCGACTTGCCGAAGGCAAGTTTATCCTGAGCGCCTGCCTTGGCAGGCAGACGAAGGGCTCAGCCCGAACGGATATCTCACGTCAGCAATTGGCCAAAAGCCGAAATCCGGGTTCATCCGGTCAAAATGCCAGAGGGCCTGTAAGCCGGGTTCTGTCCTCCCCGTAAAGGAGAGTGGCGACCATTCCTCTAGGGGACGGATTGCTCCGTCCCTCAAGCAACCAACCCGGGCGATCTCAGCCGAAACTTAGCCTAGCAGTCAAGCTGCGCGCCGCCCCTATTCGGTCTTGCTCCCGGTGGGGTTTACCGTGCCGCCTTCCGTTGCCGGAGACGCGGTGCGCTCTTACCGCACCCTTTCAATTTCGCTTAGCCGAAGCTGTAGCGACCTGCTTTCTGTTGCACTGTCCCTTGGATCACTCCAGCCGGCCGTTAGCCGGCACCGTCATTTCGTGGAGCCCGGACTTTCCTCGCCGTGGAAGTTACCCGCCACGCCGCGGCCGCCCGGCCCTCTGGCACAGGGGCCTATACACAGGTCGATCCTCCCCGTCATCCCCGTTCAATCATCCCCTGTCGGCTTGGGCAGCAACAGCGCCAGCAGGATCGCCCGGCACTCGCCATCGATGATCCCGTCGATCAGTTCGGGCCGGAACCGCCGCTGGAAAGCCACCACCGCCGCCTGCGGCTCGGCAATGTCATAGCCGAAGCGCTCCAGCGCCAGCATGAAGCCGCCATCGCTCCAATGCGGGTCCATGAGGTTTTTCGTCGGGCGCGGCAGGGCCAGCCGCAACCGCGCCAACTGCCCCCAGGGGAAAAGCTCGCCCGGATCCTGCTTGCGCGCAGGGGCGACGTCACTATGCCCGACGATGTTGCCGCGCGTGATCCTGTGCCGCTGGACGATCTGATGGATCAGCGGGATCAGCGACCCCATCTGCGCGTCCGGAAAGGGCCGATAGCCCCATTCATGGCCCGGATTGACGATCTCTATGCCGATGCTGGCGGAATTGATGTCGTCGATGCCGCGCCAGTGCGCCCGCCCCGCATGCCAGGCGCGCTTCTCCTCATCGACCATGCGGATGACCTGCCCATCCTCCGTCACGACATAATGGGCGGACACCTTGGATTCCGGACTGACCAGCCAGTTGATCGCGGTCGCCGCGTCGACCATGCCGGTATAGTGCAGCACCAGCATCGAAATGGGCAGGCTGCGCTCGTCGAAATTGGGCGACGGCGTATCGATCATCGGAAAGTCGTTCATCGCGAAGGGCCAGTCACTCGCACTCGTCTGTCAGCGCCGCCGGGGCGGCAGGCAGACCATGACCGACAGCGGCAGGCCAATCAAGCGGCGCGCTGCATTTTCCAGCCGGAGGGATCAGAGCGCCCGGCGCATCGCCCCGTCCTGCCGCGCCGTCGCGTCGGCACGGCGTCCATAACCGCCGCGGAAATCGGCATGGGGGACAAAGTCGTCGCTATGCCCGATCACCGTCTCCCCCGCGCCCAGCAGCAGGACGGACCCGGCATGGCTGTGCCGGGCCAGCAGGCGCAGCACGCTCTGGCGGCGCTCCGGCGTGAAATAGAGCAGCACGTTGCGGCAGAGTAGCAGATCATATTCACCCATGGGCGCCCGCGCATCGAACAGATTGTCGGTGCGGAAATCGATCATCTGGCGCAGCGCCCCATTGGCGCACCAGTCGTCGCCCGAAGGCTCGAACCATTTGAGCAGGTCGCCCACCGGCAGACCCCGCTGCACGTCCATCTGGGTGAAGATGCCCGCTTTCGCCTGGGCGATGGCGGCGGTTGAGATGTCGGTCGCCAATATCTCGATCCGCCAGCCGCGCCAGCGCGCCATGTCGTTGCAAAGCTGGATCGCCAGCGAATAGACTTCCTGCCCCGTCGAACAGCCCGCGCTCCAGATGCGCAGCGTCCGGTCCGACCGCTGCGCTTGGATGTGCGGCAGGATATGGCGATGGATCATGTCGAAAATCTGGAGATCGCGGAAAAAGCTGCTTTCATTGTTGAGCAGCGCGTTGACCACGTCATTTTCCAGCGCCGCGTCCTTGCGCGTCATCAGCCGGGATGCCAGCGCGTCCATGTCCGGCAAGCCCTGGGCGCGCAGCACCGGCTTCAGCGCCGTTTCCATTCGCCAGGCGCGGCTTTCCGACAGAATCTGCCCGGTGCGCGCCTCCAGCAGGCCGGAAAAGATGCGCGCCGCCCCGCGAGAGGAGGAAGGGGAACCGGACGGGATGGGGTGGGCCGAAGGGGGCAATGCCATCAGTTTCCGTTCTTTCCTCTTCGCGCCACGAAATCCATGATCGCATGGGGTTCCAGCAGGGCGCAGTGCAATCCTTCGCTCGCGATCGATCCGGGCATGCCCCAGACGACGCTGCTTGGCTGGTCCTGCGCCACGATCCAGCCGCCCGCCGCCACGATATCCCGCCCGCCGACCGTGCCGTCCCGGCCCATGCCGGTCAGCACCACGCCCGCCGCCCCCGCGCCATAGACATGCGCCATGCTGGCGAACATCGGGTCCACCCCGGGCAGGTTGCCCGCCGGGGTGCGATCCGGATTCAGCATCACGGACACCCGGCCGTAAAGACCCGCCCGCAACTGGAGATTGGCGTCGCCCGGCGCGACATAGACGATGTCGGGGGCCAGTATCTCGCCCTGTTCCGCCACTTTGACGCGCAGGGCGGTCATGCGGCCCAATTGCTGGACGAAATAATGGGTGAAGCTGGCCGGCAGATGCTGGGTCAACAGGATCGGGACCCCCAGCGGCGCGGCCAGACCGGCAAAAAGCCGTCCCAGCGCATGAATGCCGCCAGTCGACGCGCCGATGCCCAGACAGGCGAGCGGTTGGGCAGCCTGTTCCGGTTCGATTCGCAACGCGGACCGCATGACGGGCGCCCCCCCGCTGGACAGGCGGGACAGCCGCTCGATCAAGGCCTGGGGGAATTGTTCGCCAAAGCTGCCGCTGCCGGGCTTGGCCAATATATCGCTTGCGCCCAGCGCCAGCGCCTCGACCGCCGCGGCGCTGCCCTCCTCGCAATTGCCGGACAGGATCACGACCTTGGCGCGTGGGTTGATCCGCAGGATCGCGGGCAGCGCCATCAGCCCGCTCTGCCCCGCCAGTTCGATGTCCAGCAGGATCAGATCGACCTCATGCTCGCTCAGATAGGCCAGCGCATGTTCGGCGCTGTTGGTCTTGTGGGAGACGGAAAATCTCCGGTCTGCGTTCAATATCCGTTCGATGACCGTCCTGACCACGACCGAATCGTCGACGATCAGGACGCGCAACGCCCTGTCCTCGTCACGGTTGCTGGCCATGATCGGCACGTGAACACTCATCTGGGGCAGTCTTTCTTAACGAAGGCGGGTAACGGGTCAGGCGAAGGGCGACGAAGCCGGGCGGGCGTCAGATCACGCCGACGATCGACAATTTGCTTTCCAGCGTTTCCCGGTCGAACGGCTTCATCACATATTCGTCCGCCCCCGCCTCGACCGCGGCCTTGATATGGCCGATGCCGTTTTCGGTGGTGCAGAAGATGATCTTGGGCCGCCCGGTCAGCTTGGCGCCGGGCAGCGCCTGCAGGAATTCCATGCCGGTCATCACCGGCATGTTCCAGTCGAGCAGCACCACATCGGGCAGGGACGATTCGCATTGGGTCAGGGCGTCACGGCCATCCACCGCCTCGCTCACCGCAAGATCGAGCGATTCCAATATATGACGGGCAACTTTGCGGATAACTTTCGAATCATCCACGACCAGGCAGTTTTTCATAGAGCGTCCCTTGTTTTGCGTCCCATCTTCAACAGCCTTAACCGGCAAAGGCGAGGAATTGGTAAACGCCGGCACAAGATCGTCAGGCGGCCTGGGCCACGGCGCCGGCCTCGATGAAGCCGCTCAGCGACACGAGCAGATAGGGCTGGCCTTCATGCTCCACCAGGCCGCGGGCATAGGGCGACCAGACGGGATCGAGCTGGCCGCGCAGCGGCAGTTCGCCTTCCGGCACCTGACAGATGTCATAGACGGCATCGACCATCAGGCCGTAGCTGTGGCCGCTGATGTCCGCGATGATCGCGAAGCTCCTCTGGTCCACCGGCGTCGGCCGTCCCCGGACCAGCGCCGCGACGTCGATGATGGTCAGCACCCGGCTGCGCAGCGCGGAAAGCCCGGCGACATGCGCGCCCATGCCCGGCACCGGCGAGATGTCGGTGAGCTTGACCACCGCCTCGACTTCCCGGGCCTCCACGGCCACCCTGATGCCCGCCAGAGTGGCGAAGAGATAAAGCTGGTTCATATCCTTATTCCCCTTACCGCCGCGATCCGGCGAGCGCCGCCATCAGCGCGTCCTGATCATAGCGGTAGATGCTGCCGTCCTGCGGACCGTTGGGCCGGGGCGTGGCGCGCAGATGGACCACGCGGCATCCCAGCAATTCGCTCGCCTGCGACGCTTCCGTTCCGGTGAACAGCACGACGTCCTGCGGGTCGACCGCCGCATCGGCTGGCAGGCCCATCACCACCTCATGCCCTGCCTGGCGCAGCAGCGGCGCCAATATCTCCCGCGTCCAGCCATCCTCGCTGTCGGCCAGCAGGCAGCGGCCACCGCTCCGTTCGACAATCGGCGCATCCGGCAGGGCGGCGAACAGGGCGAAGGGATTGATCACCTCCAGATGCTCGCCATCGATGACGGCGACGCCGCTCAGCAGGCCATGCATCGCCACCATGTCCGGCACGGCGGGCATGTCCACTATGTCCAGCACCGCCGCGACCGGATAGCAGGCCTCCCGCGTGCCGTCGCGCAGGCGCAGCGCGGCGATCTTCTCTCCGGCAAAATCATGATGGCCGTTGACGACCGGCACCAGCCGCCCGTCCAACCGCACGAAATTATGCCCGCCCGACCGGCCGAACATCTGCGCGTCGATATCCTCGACCCGCTCGATCAGCGACAGCTTGAGCAGCCGCCGTTCGCCCGAATATTCCTCGAACCGCAGGGCGGACACCATTTCGACGCCGCCCTGCTCCTCCTGAGTCTCTTCCGCCTGGCGCGCTGCCCGATCGTCGATAATAGTGGGCAGGCCCGCCGCATTGGCCAGGCCCGCCGCATCCAGCAGCAGCATCGGCCTGCCATTGTCGGGCAGGGTCATGCCCGCATAAACGCCCGATGCCATCACCAGCGGCGATGCGGGACGGATCACCAGCTCCTCATGATTTTCGACCGCCGCCACGCCCATGGCGAAGGGAATGCCGCTCGCCGAACGCACGACCATGATCGCGCGCGGGCCGGGCTGCGCGATCCGCTCCATGCCCAGCACCTCCTCCAGATCGATCATCGAATGGCGGACGGACCGGATCGTCGCGATCTTGGCGCCGCCGACTTCCGCTATGTTCAGCGTTTCATTATTGTCGTGCAGGATTTCCACCACGGCGGCGCGGGGAATCGCGAAATGCACCCCGCCCGCCCGCACGATCAGCCCGGGAATGATCGTCAGCGTCAGCGGCACGCGCAGCATGATCGTCAACCCACGGCCTGGCCGGTTGTCGAGCGCGATGATGCCGCCGATCCGTTCCACATTGGCGCGGACCACGTCCATGCCGACGCCCCGCCCGGAAATCGCCGTCACCGCGCTGGCCGTCGAAAGGCCGGGATGGAAGATCAGGTCCAGCTTCTCCGCCTCGCTCATGCGCGCCGCCGATTCCGGCGTCAGGCGGCCCGCCGCGATCGCCTTTTCGGCCAGGCGGCCCGTGTCGATGCCCTGCCCGTCGTCGGAAATCTCGATGACGATCTGGTTGCCCGACTGGCGCGCCTCCAGCTTCAGCCGCCCCGCTTCGGGCTTGCCCAGCGCAAGGCGTTTTTCCGGCGTCTCTATGCCATGGTCGATGCTGTTGCGGACGATATGGGTGAGCGGATCGACCACCATCTCCACCATTTCGCGGTCCATCTCGACATCGCCGCCCTCCAGCGTCAGGTCGATGCGCTTGCCCAGATCCCGGCCCAGGTCGCGGACCATGCGCGGGATCGCGGTGAACAGGCGGTCGACCCGCTGCATCCGCGTCTTGGAAATGGCGTCGCGCATGTCCGCGACGCAGGTCGAAAGCCGTTCGAAGGCGCTTTCCAGTTCAGGGTCCGCCGATCGCTCGCGCAGCTTGCGCGACAGTTCGTTGCGGGCCAGCACCATGTCGGACACGCCATTCATCAACTGGTCTATCAGCGACAACGGCAGGCGGATGGTGCGCGGCGCCGCCTGCCCGCCGGATGTTCGCGCCACGGCGACCGGGGCTGCCGCGGCCTCACCTTCCTCCGATGCGGCCACCTCCTTCTCGGTCAGGGCGGCGATCAGATAATCGTCATTTTCCTGCGGCAGCGCGGCGCCGATAGAGACCGCTTCGGCCAGTTCGGCGATGCGGTCCATGATGCCCAGAACGGCGCTGACAGTGGCGGGGTCGGCGATGCGCTTGTCCGCGCGTATCTCGGCCAGCACGTCCTCGGCCGCGTGGCTCAGCCGTTCGAAACGCGGCAGGTTCAGGAAACCGCAGCTTCCCTTCACGGTATGGAAGAAGCGGAAAATGGCGTCCAGCCGGTCGCGATCCGTGGGATCGGCCTCCCACGCGACGACTTCGCCGGCCAACGCCTCCAGCGTTTCCTGCGTTTCGGATATGAATTCCTGGAGTAACTCGTCCATTCCCGCGCCTCATGGATTGCGGGCGGACAATGGCGGACCGTGGTTAAATCCCCGTTAAAGGCCGGAAATCCGTAATGAAAGGGGCGCCGCGACCGCTCGTCGCGACGCCCCTTGCGGTTCGGCTGGCAGCCCTGGATTATTGTTTTTCGGTCTTTTCGACCGCATCAGCGGCCCTTTCGCCAGCCTCGCGGGTGGCTTCAGCCTTGTTCTCCAGCGCGTCGGCGGCGTTTTCGGCTGCGTTTTCGGCATTGCCGCTCAGATTGTCGGCCATCGCTTCCATATTGCCGGCTTGGTTGTCGATGGCGTCCGCCTGATTCTCATATGCGTTCTCGACTTTGTCTTCCTGCTTGGAATCGCACGCGGCAAGCGCGATCAGGCTGGCAAGGCCAAGGACTGATACGAAGGTTTTCACGGCGTTTTCTCCTGTTGCGCCCCCATGGGCTGACGTCATGCGGCAAGGGGACCGGAAGCCCGGAACCCTGACGCCCATCAACCGGTCGCGCGAAGGATGGTTCCCACCGCACGCTCCTTTCGTCGCGGAAACGATTTATTTTTTCAGGGAATCGCGGATTTCCCGAAGCAGCAACACATCTTCCGGCGTCGCCTCCGGCGCCGGTTCAGGCTTTGCCGTCAGCTTGTTCACGGCCTTGACCAGCAGGAAGATGACGAAGGCCAGGATCAGGAAATTGACGAACACGGTCAGGAATTCACCCCAGCCGAACATGGCGACGCCCGCCGCCTTCAGATCGGCATAGCTTTCCGGATCGCCCTTGAACCCGGCGGGCAGATCGCCCAGCCGGATGAAATAGCGCGAAAAGTCCGCGCCGCCGAAGACATAGCCGACAACCGGCATGATCAGGTCGTCGGTCAGCGATTTGGTGATGGTGGCGAAAGCGCCGCCGATGATTACGCCGACGGCCAGGTCCATGACGTTGCCGCGGTTGATGAAGGTCTTGAATTCGGAAATCAGCCCCATGGTGAACCCCTTGTCCCGATGGCAATAATGAAAGCATGGCCCGTTGCGCGGGGTTCGACAACCGCCTATTTCCATCGGCGTAACAATGACGAGGATGCTCCATGACGATCCTACGCCGCTTCCGCCTGATCCTTCTGCCGCTGCTGGGCGCCTTTGCGCTCAGCGCCTGCGGCATCAACAGCGTCCCCGCCGCCGAGGAGGTCGCGAAGGCCAAATGGGCCGACGTGCAGGCGCAATATCAGCGCCGTTCCAATCTGGTCGGCAATCTCGTCGCCACGGTGAAGGCGGCGGGCAAGCAGGAACAGGATACGCTGGTCAAGGTGACGGAGGCCCGCGCCAGGGCGACCTCCGTCCAGGTCAATGCGGAGGATCTGTCGGACCCCGCCAAGGTGCAGCAGTTCCAGCAGGCGCAGGCGCAATTGTCGCAAGGCCTGGGCCGCCTGCTCGCTTCGGTGGAAGCCTATCCGGACCTCAAGACCAACCAGAATTTCCTCGACCTGCAATCGCAGCTCGAAGGGACGGAAAACCGCATCGCTGTCGCCATCCGCGACTATAATGAGGCGGTGCGGGCCTATAACACCCGCATCCGCACCTTCCCCGACGCGATCGGCGCCAAGATCATCCATGGCGCCAAGCCGATGACCCCGTTCCAGGCCACCACGCCCGGCGCGGAAGAAGCGCCGAAGGTCGATTTCGGCAATTGATCCGGTGATGTTTCGCCGCCTGTTCCTGATCCTGTCGCTGCTGCTGTTCATCCCGGCGGCGGCAGCGCTTTTGGGTTTTCCGCCTCCGGCTCAGGCGCAAACCTTTCCCAAGCTGACGGGGCGGGTGGTGGATGACGCCGCCCTGCTCTCCCCCCAGCAGGAACAGGCCCTCACCGACAAGCTCGCCGCGCTGGAGCGGCAGAGCGGACGGCAACTGGTCGTCGCGACCCTTCCCGACCTCCAGGGCTATGACATATCCGATTATGGCTACCAGCTTGGCCGCGCCTGGGGGATCGGCGACAAGGAAAAGAACAATGGCGCGCTGCTGATCGTCGCACCCAATGAGCGCAAGCTGCGGATCGAGGTCGGCTACGGCCTGGAGGGCATCATGACCGATGCCCTGTCGTCCCAGATTATCCGCAACGACATCACGCCCCATTTCAAGGCGGGCGACATGCCCGGCGGAATCGATGCGGGCGTGGACGCGATCGGCAAGTTGCTGACGCTTCCGCCCGAAGAGGCAAAGGCATTGGCGGCGCAGGCGGCGGCCAAGGCCCGCGATGCGTCGGACGATGGCGGCGGCTTCATGGTCGTCTTCTGGCTGTTCGTCGTGGCGATCATCGTCCTTTCCATGTTTTCCAGCCGGGGCAAGGGACGGCGCTATCGCGGGGGTTCCGGCCCGATCATCCTCTGGGGACCGGGCGATTCCGGCTGGGGCGGCGGCGGTGGATCAAGCTGGGGTGGCGGAAACGGCGGTGGCTTTTCGGGCGGCGGCGGCAGCTTCGGCGGCGGCGGCGCTTCGGGGGACTGGTGATGCGTCTGCATTTGAACGAAGCCGATCATGACCGCGTGACCGCCGCGGTGGCGGAAGCGGAGAAGGCTACCGATGGCGAAATCGTCACCATCGTCGCCCGCCGGTCGGACGCCTATCATGACGCGGGGCTGCACTGGGCCATCGGCATAGTGTTTCTCGCCCTGTCGGCGGCGGCGGCCTTTCCGCAATATTTCCGGGCGCTTTGCTCCTGGCTGCTGCAAAGCTGGGAGCATGAGGTCGAGGACTGGAAGCTGCTGACGGTCCTGCTGGGCGTGCTGATCCTCAAATTCCTGATCGTCCGCTATGCGCTGGCCTGGATGCCGCTGCGCATGGCGCTGACCCCGAAAGCCA encodes the following:
- a CDS encoding chemotaxis protein CheW yields the protein MNQLYLFATLAGIRVAVEAREVEAVVKLTDISPVPGMGAHVAGLSALRSRVLTIIDVAALVRGRPTPVDQRSFAIIADISGHSYGLMVDAVYDICQVPEGELPLRGQLDPVWSPYARGLVEHEGQPYLLVSLSGFIEAGAVAQAA
- a CDS encoding J domain-containing protein, with the protein product MARSSRSNDWGFPRWRSYGASREAQQVRLCDRYGCDRPGDCPAPKSPNSPERWYFCTDHAGEYNRNWDYFQGLDQEEREQRERNERRDAGGYQNSAYHGWGGPGDGTRSRDEMHALQALELEDDADFEAVKKSWRRLAKEYHPDVKPGDAQAAVRFQTIQAAYEVLRAAEERRTWKPRERAD
- a CDS encoding (2Fe-2S) ferredoxin domain-containing protein, whose translation is METAGAGGLKDRVRSNWDHAVLVCRKCSKKLDGGFGPDGGERLAKALRRHLSLKKGRKAAAGIVEVNCLGVCPKGAVTVVNGARARDWLLVQPGADLDELAAALELAPAITLD
- a CDS encoding urate hydroxylase PuuD, whose protein sequence is MAKFFGNLNLVLVAGLLLAIAVMFGAHAGLVDANGIFRWLHLFFGITWIGLLYYFNFVQIPTMPKIPAELKPGVSKHIAPAALFYFRWAAAFTVLTGLIVAWLAGYIHQALLVQSPYTLIGIGMWLALIMAFNVWFVIWPNQKKALGIVPAEDDVKAKAATTAMMFSRINTLLSLAMLYCMVNFS
- a CDS encoding CheR family methyltransferase; its protein translation is MALPPSAHPIPSGSPSSSRGAARIFSGLLEARTGQILSESRAWRMETALKPVLRAQGLPDMDALASRLMTRKDAALENDVVNALLNNESSFFRDLQIFDMIHRHILPHIQAQRSDRTLRIWSAGCSTGQEVYSLAIQLCNDMARWRGWRIEILATDISTAAIAQAKAGIFTQMDVQRGLPVGDLLKWFEPSGDDWCANGALRQMIDFRTDNLFDARAPMGEYDLLLCRNVLLYFTPERRQSVLRLLARHSHAGSVLLLGAGETVIGHSDDFVPHADFRGGYGRRADATARQDGAMRRAL
- a CDS encoding response regulator: MKNCLVVDDSKVIRKVARHILESLDLAVSEAVDGRDALTQCESSLPDVVLLDWNMPVMTGMEFLQALPGAKLTGRPKIIFCTTENGIGHIKAAVEAGADEYVMKPFDRETLESKLSIVGVI
- a CDS encoding chemotaxis protein CheB, with the translated sequence MSVHVPIMASNRDEDRALRVLIVDDSVVVRTVIERILNADRRFSVSHKTNSAEHALAYLSEHEVDLILLDIELAGQSGLMALPAILRINPRAKVVILSGNCEEGSAAAVEALALGASDILAKPGSGSFGEQFPQALIERLSRLSSGGAPVMRSALRIEPEQAAQPLACLGIGASTGGIHALGRLFAGLAAPLGVPILLTQHLPASFTHYFVQQLGRMTALRVKVAEQGEILAPDIVYVAPGDANLQLRAGLYGRVSVMLNPDRTPAGNLPGVDPMFASMAHVYGAGAAGVVLTGMGRDGTVGGRDIVAAGGWIVAQDQPSSVVWGMPGSIASEGLHCALLEPHAIMDFVARRGKNGN
- the mscL gene encoding large conductance mechanosensitive channel protein MscL, with amino-acid sequence MGLISEFKTFINRGNVMDLAVGVIIGGAFATITKSLTDDLIMPVVGYVFGGADFSRYFIRLGDLPAGFKGDPESYADLKAAGVAMFGWGEFLTVFVNFLILAFVIFLLVKAVNKLTAKPEPAPEATPEDVLLLREIRDSLKK
- a CDS encoding LemA family protein — encoded protein: MTILRRFRLILLPLLGAFALSACGINSVPAAEEVAKAKWADVQAQYQRRSNLVGNLVATVKAAGKQEQDTLVKVTEARARATSVQVNAEDLSDPAKVQQFQQAQAQLSQGLGRLLASVEAYPDLKTNQNFLDLQSQLEGTENRIAVAIRDYNEAVRAYNTRIRTFPDAIGAKIIHGAKPMTPFQATTPGAEEAPKVDFGN
- a CDS encoding superoxide dismutase — translated: MAFVLPPLPYPKDAFGDILTAETFDFHHGKHHNAYVVKANELVAADASLQGKSLVELIKSSKGGLFNQVGQIWNHTFYWQSLSPTKTAPSGELLAKIEEAFGSVDALIEKLKAEAVGHFASGWAALILKDGKLEVTSYHDADTPVAHEGHAPLLILDVWEHAYYIDYRNARPNYADRVLKEAINWDFAAQNLDGQGVSRADQPA
- a CDS encoding N-acetylmuramoyl-L-alanine amidase gives rise to the protein MNDFPMIDTPSPNFDERSLPISMLVLHYTGMVDAATAINWLVSPESKVSAHYVVTEDGQVIRMVDEEKRAWHAGRAHWRGIDDINSASIGIEIVNPGHEWGYRPFPDAQMGSLIPLIHQIVQRHRITRGNIVGHSDVAPARKQDPGELFPWGQLARLRLALPRPTKNLMDPHWSDGGFMLALERFGYDIAEPQAAVVAFQRRFRPELIDGIIDGECRAILLALLLPKPTGDD
- a CDS encoding chemotaxis protein CheA, with amino-acid sequence MDELLQEFISETQETLEALAGEVVAWEADPTDRDRLDAIFRFFHTVKGSCGFLNLPRFERLSHAAEDVLAEIRADKRIADPATVSAVLGIMDRIAELAEAVSIGAALPQENDDYLIAALTEKEVAASEEGEAAAAPVAVARTSGGQAAPRTIRLPLSLIDQLMNGVSDMVLARNELSRKLRERSADPELESAFERLSTCVADMRDAISKTRMQRVDRLFTAIPRMVRDLGRDLGKRIDLTLEGGDVEMDREMVEMVVDPLTHIVRNSIDHGIETPEKRLALGKPEAGRLKLEARQSGNQIVIEISDDGQGIDTGRLAEKAIAAGRLTPESAARMSEAEKLDLIFHPGLSTASAVTAISGRGVGMDVVRANVERIGGIIALDNRPGRGLTIMLRVPLTLTIIPGLIVRAGGVHFAIPRAAVVEILHDNNETLNIAEVGGAKIATIRSVRHSMIDLEEVLGMERIAQPGPRAIMVVRSASGIPFAMGVAAVENHEELVIRPASPLVMASGVYAGMTLPDNGRPMLLLDAAGLANAAGLPTIIDDRAARQAEETQEEQGGVEMVSALRFEEYSGERRLLKLSLIERVEDIDAQMFGRSGGHNFVRLDGRLVPVVNGHHDFAGEKIAALRLRDGTREACYPVAAVLDIVDMPAVPDMVAMHGLLSGVAVIDGEHLEVINPFALFAALPDAPIVERSGGRCLLADSEDGWTREILAPLLRQAGHEVVMGLPADAAVDPQDVVLFTGTEASQASELLGCRVVHLRATPRPNGPQDGSIYRYDQDALMAALAGSRR